In Kitasatospora sp. NBC_00240, the following are encoded in one genomic region:
- a CDS encoding TerD family protein: MPVSLSKGGNVSLTKEAPGLSAVTVGLGWDVRTTTGAEFDLDASAIVLNADGKVLSNSHFVFFNNTSTPDSTVVHTGDNRTGEGAGDDEAINVNLAGLPAEATKITFPVSIYDAVARSQSFGQVRNAYIRVLNAAGGAEIARYDLSEDAATETAMIFGELYRNGAEWKFRAVGQGYASGLAGIAQDFGVQL, from the coding sequence ATGCCAGTGAGCCTCTCCAAGGGTGGCAACGTCTCGCTGACCAAGGAGGCCCCCGGCCTGTCCGCGGTCACCGTCGGCCTCGGCTGGGACGTCCGGACCACGACCGGCGCGGAATTCGACCTGGACGCCAGCGCGATCGTGCTGAACGCGGACGGCAAGGTCCTGTCCAACAGCCACTTCGTGTTCTTCAACAACACCAGCACCCCGGACAGCACCGTGGTGCACACCGGTGACAACCGCACCGGCGAGGGCGCGGGCGACGACGAGGCGATCAACGTCAACCTCGCGGGCCTGCCCGCCGAGGCCACGAAGATCACCTTCCCGGTCTCGATCTACGACGCGGTGGCCCGCTCGCAGAGCTTCGGCCAGGTCCGCAACGCCTACATCCGCGTGCTCAACGCGGCCGGCGGCGCCGAGATCGCCCGCTACGACCTCTCCGAGGACGCGGCCACCGAGACCGCCATGATCTTCGGCGAGCTCTACCGCAACGGCGCCGAGTGGAAGTTCCGCGCCGTCGGCCAGGGCTACGCCTCCGGCCTGGCCGGGATCGCCCAGGACTTCGGCGTCCAGCTCTGA
- the arfB gene encoding alternative ribosome rescue aminoacyl-tRNA hydrolase ArfB — protein MPEPIRVRGSVVVPDAELVWRFSRSSGPGGQHVNTSDTQVELRYDLAASTVLPEVWKQRALERLASRLVDGRVLVVKASEHRSQWRNREVAAARLASLLGEATAPPPKTRRATKPSKGMVERRLFNKRHRSELKQGRRSQRGE, from the coding sequence ATGCCTGAGCCCATCCGCGTACGGGGATCGGTGGTCGTCCCCGACGCCGAGCTCGTCTGGCGCTTCTCCCGCTCCTCCGGCCCCGGAGGACAGCACGTCAACACCTCGGACACCCAGGTCGAGCTGCGCTACGACCTGGCGGCCTCGACGGTCCTGCCCGAGGTGTGGAAGCAGCGCGCCCTGGAGCGGCTCGCGAGCCGGCTGGTGGACGGCAGGGTGCTGGTGGTGAAGGCTTCCGAGCACCGCTCGCAGTGGCGCAACCGGGAGGTCGCGGCCGCCCGGCTGGCCTCGCTGCTGGGGGAGGCCACCGCCCCGCCGCCGAAGACCCGGCGGGCGACGAAGCCCAGCAAGGGCATGGTCGAGCGGCGGCTGTTCAACAAACGGCACCGCTCCGAGCTGAAGCAGGGCCGGCGCTCGCAGCGCGGCGAGTAG
- a CDS encoding diguanylate cyclase produces the protein MEAESEPYVRLATLRTLHRVVADLNAARSLAGTLQAVVEGAVHGLGFDAAAVSLVRPDGDLVVAAVWELEESALGGPAVLLGQVGSRESWDRLLGVSDHWGTLRFLPHDRGWAVGSDIPRWTGDGPLPVYTNDWHPSDGLLAPMYSAGGDLLGVLSVDRPRSGKRPGAWTREALEMFSLQASIAIGNARLRAEMQRALARLEKEQQALRASEESFRQAFEYAPSGMAITELHGVGRGQLTRVNDALCRLLGRPRAVLRQQSFADLVHPEDRGLLERTSAESGRAELRLSRRDGGYQWVCLRNSVVADAAEGPSFLLTHVEDIEERKRHEFQLAHRASHDALTGLPNGAELKARLGRRLCGLPQAPVGPPAHGAPAYSGAGAIEPGYAGVAGAGSYSAHTAFDGLEGLGAGPAPAHGYGLPESQGHHGRGEHAAGRPGGRGVAPDHAHAVVPADQGSSGDLWSGALRPGAAAAGDKGLAVLFCDLDGFKSINDRFGHNAGDAVLVEVARRLQQVVREGDTVARLGGDEFVVLADGIGREEAKDLSNRLRTAIIPPMRIDGRAMRVGVSLGIGWAGCGMSIEEVLHTADERMYDEKRARGGAVRGARGERSHRRAG, from the coding sequence ATGGAAGCCGAGTCGGAGCCGTACGTCCGCCTGGCGACCCTCCGCACCTTGCACCGGGTCGTGGCGGACCTCAATGCTGCCCGCAGCCTGGCGGGCACCTTGCAGGCCGTGGTCGAGGGCGCGGTGCACGGGCTCGGCTTCGACGCGGCCGCGGTGAGCCTGGTGCGCCCCGACGGGGACCTGGTGGTGGCGGCCGTCTGGGAGCTGGAGGAGAGCGCCCTCGGCGGTCCGGCCGTGCTGCTCGGCCAGGTCGGCTCCCGGGAGTCCTGGGACCGCCTGCTCGGCGTCAGCGACCACTGGGGCACCCTGCGCTTCCTGCCGCACGACCGCGGCTGGGCCGTCGGCAGCGACATCCCGCGCTGGACCGGCGACGGCCCGCTGCCCGTCTACACCAACGACTGGCACCCCAGCGACGGCCTGCTCGCCCCGATGTACAGCGCCGGCGGCGACCTCCTCGGCGTCCTGTCGGTCGACCGCCCGCGCAGCGGGAAGCGGCCCGGCGCCTGGACCCGCGAGGCACTGGAGATGTTCTCCCTGCAGGCCTCCATCGCGATCGGCAACGCCCGCCTGCGGGCCGAGATGCAGCGCGCGCTGGCCCGGCTGGAGAAGGAGCAGCAGGCGCTGAGAGCCAGCGAGGAGAGCTTCCGGCAGGCCTTCGAGTACGCGCCCAGCGGGATGGCCATCACCGAGCTGCACGGCGTCGGCCGGGGCCAGCTGACCCGGGTCAACGACGCGCTCTGCCGGCTGCTCGGCCGCCCCCGCGCGGTGCTGCGCCAACAGAGCTTCGCCGACCTGGTGCACCCCGAGGATCGCGGCCTGCTGGAGCGCACCAGCGCCGAGAGCGGCCGCGCCGAGCTGCGGCTGTCCCGGCGGGACGGCGGCTACCAGTGGGTCTGCCTGCGCAACTCGGTGGTCGCCGACGCGGCCGAGGGACCGAGCTTCCTGCTGACCCACGTCGAGGACATCGAGGAACGCAAGCGGCACGAGTTCCAGCTGGCCCACCGGGCCAGCCACGACGCGCTGACCGGCCTGCCCAACGGCGCCGAGCTGAAGGCCCGGCTCGGCCGCCGGCTGTGCGGCCTCCCGCAGGCGCCGGTCGGCCCGCCCGCGCACGGCGCGCCGGCCTACAGCGGCGCGGGCGCGATCGAGCCGGGGTACGCCGGGGTGGCCGGCGCCGGCTCCTACAGCGCGCACACCGCCTTCGACGGCCTGGAGGGCCTCGGCGCCGGCCCCGCGCCGGCCCACGGCTACGGGCTGCCCGAGAGCCAGGGCCACCACGGCCGCGGGGAGCACGCGGCGGGCCGGCCCGGCGGCCGCGGCGTGGCGCCGGACCACGCGCACGCGGTGGTGCCGGCCGACCAGGGCTCCTCCGGCGACCTGTGGAGCGGGGCGCTGCGCCCCGGGGCCGCGGCGGCCGGGGACAAGGGCCTGGCGGTGCTCTTCTGCGACCTGGACGGCTTCAAGTCGATCAACGACCGGTTCGGCCACAACGCCGGCGACGCAGTGCTGGTCGAGGTGGCCCGCCGGCTGCAGCAGGTCGTCCGGGAGGGTGACACGGTGGCGCGGCTGGGCGGCGACGAGTTCGTGGTGCTCGCGGACGGCATCGGGCGCGAGGAGGCCAAGGACCTGTCCAACCGGCTCCGGACGGCGATCATCCCGCCGATGCGGATCGACGGCCGGGCGATGCGGGTCGGGGTCAGCCTCGGGATCGGCTGGGCGGGCTGCGGGATGAGCATCGAAGAGGTGCTGCACACCGCCGACGAGCGGATGTACGACGAGAAGCGGGCCCGCGGCGGCGCCGTCCGGGGAGCCCGCGGGGAGCGCTCGCACCGCAGGGCGGGCTGA
- a CDS encoding flavin reductase family protein — translation MYSSPQPAAAPLATPDEFRAALSQLAAGVTLVTVHDPEEGANGEDVGMTATSFLSVSLEPPLVLISVREDSRMDEVLSRVDTWAVSLLGEEHKTLGSRFAMKGRLSDRLLFADTPHRRGPLSGAPLVDRALATVECRTEQRIAAGDHTLLLGRVLEARVPDPGGNPLLYFRGGYRRLG, via the coding sequence GTGTACTCGTCCCCGCAGCCCGCCGCTGCCCCCCTCGCGACGCCCGACGAGTTCCGGGCCGCCCTGTCCCAGCTCGCCGCCGGCGTGACGCTGGTGACCGTCCACGACCCCGAGGAAGGGGCCAACGGCGAGGACGTCGGCATGACCGCGACGTCGTTCCTCTCCGTGTCCCTGGAACCGCCGCTCGTGCTGATCTCGGTCCGTGAGGACTCCCGGATGGACGAGGTGCTCTCCCGGGTCGACACCTGGGCCGTCTCGCTGCTCGGCGAGGAGCACAAGACCCTCGGCTCGCGCTTCGCCATGAAGGGCCGGCTCAGCGACCGGCTGCTGTTCGCGGACACCCCGCACCGGCGCGGCCCGCTCAGCGGCGCGCCGCTGGTCGACCGGGCGCTGGCCACCGTCGAGTGCCGCACCGAGCAGCGGATAGCCGCCGGCGACCACACGCTGCTGCTCGGCCGGGTCCTGGAGGCACGCGTGCCCGACCCCGGCGGCAACCCACTGCTGTACTTCCGGGGCGGCTACCGCCGGCTCGGCTGA